In Eupeodes corollae chromosome 3, idEupCoro1.1, whole genome shotgun sequence, a single genomic region encodes these proteins:
- the LOC129948792 gene encoding laminin subunit beta-1 — MVWHQMCQQSQPSHRPLIALIALALLCAAIVNEAAGQQHGRRDRARDKPLRKQYTKEQSCEMGSCYPATGNLLIGRENRLEASSTCGLKGPERFCIVSHLEEKKCFLCDTRPETEEDPLKNHRIGQIVYTTKRGTRTPTWWQSENGKENVTIQLDMEAEFHFTHLIIVFATFRPAAMLIERSYDFGKTWHVYRYFAHYCHDAFPGVPTVLKNITDVVCDSRYSSVEPSKNGEVIFRVLPPNMRVENPYAEHVQNMLKMTNLRINFTRLHNLGDTLLDDRQEIQEKYYYGITNMVVRGSCSCYGHASRCLPLEGTTVNEVDMVHGRCECTHNTKGLNCETCEDFYNDLPWNPAFGKQSNACKRCECNNHASSCHFDEAVYERSGKISGGVCDNCQHNTQGQHCEECMTFFYRDPREDIQSPYVCKPCDCDPIGSLDEGICDSVNDPENGIEAGACHCKVNVKGRRCDMCKDGYWNLTPENREGCQACTCNTMGTVDNSGCNMYTGECTCKRLVTGKDCNQCAPETFGLSAAEDGCTPCACHAGGSYNNFCDVISGQCQCRPHMTGRTCSTPKQNHFIPQLHIVYDAEVTDECITYSNNGNCTRVAYQVPGGDRQPDFTGTGFERVPENSQITFTVDNVPNTMPYDIVIRYHSTTRGDWEDAYITLVRPDEIDINGACAGEDVSSSYETRVPFSLPENQRDVVALKGVCLEATKVYKFRIRFEHHRRNEDNPAAQILIDSLTLVPRLEKTQVFNGSPMAENRLREYNDLGCNQSYYNLHYNTLARERCKEFLDIASISIYDGASMCNCNPTGSLSKQCDPYGGYCQCKPNIVGRQCDQCAPGTYGFGPEGCKACDCNSIGSKDNNCDQITGQCICHPNTYGRECNQCQPGYWNFPHCQSCECNGHAQLCDASTGQCLNCMDSTTGYHCDACLDGYYGNPFLGSDIGCRPCRCPDTMASGNSHASSCDLDPRNNNMVCRCQEGYDGGRCEICADNYFGNPEVPGGACVPCDCSKNTDLYDTGNCDRKSGQCLKCLYDTTGDHCEICRDGYFGDALRQRCDKCDCDILGTNGTIKHCDRFSGQCPCLKNVQGVRCDQCIENHWKIASGEGCEECACDPIGSELEQCNPYDGQCRCRQGFGGRQCNQCQATYYGNPNIECKACECNPYGAADDQCDRESGKCICREGIGGKKCDECARGYLGQFPSCSPCGECFNNWDLILTALDEATNATIERAKQIKLIGATGAYTSDFNALDQKLQKIRDLLSNTTISLQDIDGLDKETLELKNKLQDSHEKLIETESNLEKIYSDLSLSSVQLESLQNQSALVKKLSKELKENGIQLQESNIEGALNLTKNAYERVLGLSTVKDEVLELSANISRNSKRVETLANKMTDDSNSVEVNDKMLSDYRSQLMELSAAIPDLNNDMCDKRGDPCDSLCGGAGCGSCGGLSCEAGALTRAEKALKVSRDTEQAIKEKKEAADQTIRSLLQAKVNASEAYTKAKGAFDDAERYLNNTNQNIKAGEFVIIKLNEYINNNTDLPKESKEYAEKTLNLDLKLDPEEIQKLGGQINEAVASLNNVESIILSTTSDLRRVNELQEIANTTKAKATEILDTANAVVKNLDDADVSQLKAQEAIAKANSNIELAANDLNEIDQETKEAEAPANSTAQQVEELAKKVSRLQKNIVRNEIDAKEIKKEAYKVKESADSSLIQAKGLRSSAKIANQTLTDRAARSENARERAKKLLQRASKLTVDTNEKLQELRQMQETYHLKDEQLEKLKSLMKPLNDEMTIYLSVIQQHADRYRLCTS; from the coding sequence ATGGTTTGGCATCAAATGTGCCAACAAAGCCAACCGAGTCACAGACCGCTGATAGCTCTTATCGCTCTAGCTCTACTATGTGCGGCAATTGTAAATGAGGCTGCTGGCCAACAGCATGGGCGACGTGATCGTGCCCGCGATAAACCACTACGGAAGCAATACACCAAAGAACAATCATGTGAGATGGGGTCATGTTATCCGGCAACGGGTAATCTACTAATTGGACGTGAAAATCGTTTGGAGGCATCATCTACTTGTGGTTTAAAGGGACCCGAGAGATTTTGCATTGTCTCGCATTTGGAGGAGAAGAAGTGCTTCTTGTGTGACACTCGTCCCGAAACCGAAGAAGATCCATTGAAGAATCATCGAATTGGACAGATTGTTTATACCACGAAAAGAGGAACACGTACTCCCACCTGGTGGCAATCGGAGAATGGAAAGGAGAATGTTACCATCCAGTTGGATATGGAAGCAGAGTTCCATTTCACTCATTTGATCATTGTTTTTGCCACATTCCGACCGGCTGCCATGTTGATAGAGAGATCTTATGATTTTGGAAAAACCTGGCATGTGTATCGTTATTTTGCCCATTACTGTCACGACGCCTTCCCAGGAGTGCCGACAGTCTTGAAGAATATCACGGATGTTGTTTGTGACAGTCGCTATTCGAGTGTGGAACCTTCGAAGAACGGAGAAGTTATCTTTAGAGTTTTGCCCCCAAACATGAGGGTAGAGAATCCTTACGCCGAGCATGTCCAGAATATGTTGAAGATGACGAATTTGCGTATTAATTTCACGAGATTGCACAACTTGGGTGATACTTTGTTGGATGACCGACAAGAAATTCAAGAGAAGTACTACTATGGTATCACGAACATGGTTGTTCGAGGATCCTGTTCCTGCTACGGACACGCTTCGCGTTGCTTGCCACTCGAGGGTACGACGGTGAACGAGGTGGACATGGTGCACGGGCGGTGCGAGTGCACGCACAACACCAAGGGCCTCAATTGCGAGACTTGTGAAGACTTCTACAACGACCTACCATGGAATCCTGCATTTGGAAAGCAATCGAACGCCTGTAAGCGGTGTGAGTGTAATAACCACGCTTCAAGTTGTCACTTCGACGAGGCCGTATACGAGCGGTCTGGAAAGATAAGTGGAGGTGTCTGCGACAATTGCCAACACAACACTCAGGGACAGCACTGTGAGGAGTGTATGACTTTCTTCTACCGCGACCCTCGGGAAGACATTCAGAGTCCGTACGTGTGCAAGCCGTGTGATTGTGACCCGATTGGATCACTCGATGAGGGAATCTGCGACTCGGTGAATGACCCAGAGAACGGCATCGAAGCAGGTGCCTGCCACTGCAAAGTAAATGTAAAAGGACGTCGTTGTGACATGTGTAAGGATGGGTACTGGAATTTGACCCCAGAAAACCGTGAGGGATGTCAGGCTTGTACTTGCAACACCATGGGAACAGTCGACAACTCCGGCTGTAATATGTACACCGGAGAATGTACCTGTAAGCGTTTGGTCACTGGCAAGGATTGCAACCAATGTGCCCCTGAGACTTTCGGGCTCTCTGCGGCTGAGGATGGATGCACACCATGTGCATGTCACGCTGGAGGTTCATACAACAACTTCTGTGATGTCATCAGTGGTCAGTGCCAATGTCGTCCCCACATGACCGGACGTACCTGCAGCACTCCCAAACAAAACCACTTCATTCCCCAATTGCACATAGTCTACGATGCCGAGGTCACAGACGAATGCATAACGTACTCGAACAATGGAAACTGCACCAGAGTAGCCTACCAGGTTCCCGGAGGAGATCGTCAGCCTGATTTCACAGGCACCGGCTTCGAGAGAGTGCCTGAAAACTCCCAGATAACATTCACAGTCGACAATGTGCCCAACACCATGCCTTACGATATTGTGATTCGATACCATAGCACGACTAGGGGTGATTGGGAAGACGCTTACATAACCCTCGTCCGTCCAGATGAGATCGACATTAATGGAGCATGTGCTGGGGAAGATGTCTCGTCGTCATATGAAACCAGAGTGCCTTTCAGTTTGCCAGAGAATCAGCGCGATGTTGTGGCACTCAAAGGAGTCTGCTTGGAAGCTACTAAGGTCTATAAATTCAGGATTCGCTTTGAACACCATCGCCGCAATGAAGACAATCCAGCTGCCCAAATTTTGATAGATTCTTTGACATTGGTGCCACGTTTGGAGAAGACTCAAGTGTTCAATGGATCGCCTATGGCAGAGAACCGCCTGAGGGAGTACAACGACCTCGGATGCAACCAGTCCTACTACAACCTCCACTACAACACATTGGCCAGAGAGCGCTGCAAAGAGTTCCTCGACATCGCCAGTATTTCGATCTATGACGGTGCCTCAATGTGTAACTGCAACCCCACCGGATCCCTCTCGAAACAGTGTGACCCTTACGGAGGCTACTGTCAATGTAAACCGAACATCGTCGGTCGTCAGTGCGACCAATGTGCTCCAGGAACGTATGGTTTCGGGCCAGAAGGATGCAAGGCCTGCGATTGTAACAGCATCGGTTCCAAGGATAACAACTGTGACCAGATCACCGGACAGTGTATCTGCCATCCCAACACTTACGGTCGGGAGTGTAACCAGTGCCAGCCAGGATACTGGAACTTCCCCCACTGTCAGTCCTGTGAGTGTAACGGTCATGCACAGCTTTGTGATGCCTCTACTGGCCAGTGTTTGAACTGTATGGATTCTACAACTGGATACCACTGCGATGCTTGCTTGGATGGTTACTACGGTAATCCTTTCCTGGGCAGTGATATCGGTTGCAGGCCGTGCCGTTGCCCCGATACCATGGCAAGTGGAAATTCTCACGCTTCATCTTGTGACTTGGATCCAAGGAATAATAACATGGTGTGCCGTTGCCAGGAGGGCTACGATGGAGGCAGGTGTGAAATATGTGCCGATAACTACTTTGGAAATCCAGAAGTTCCCGGTGGAGCTTGTGTTCCATGTGATTGTAGCAAAAATACCGACCTGTATGATACCGGAAACTGTGACAGGAAGTCCGGACAGTGTCTTAAGTGTCTGTATGATACGACTGGCGACCACTGTGAGATATGCCGTGATGGTTACTTTGGTGATGCACTTAGGCAGAGATGTGACAAGTGCGATTGTGACATCTTAGGCACAAACGGAACCATCAAACATTGCGATAGATTCTCAGGACAGTGTCCCTGCTTGAAGAACGTACAAGGTGTTCGTTGTGACCAGTGTATTGAGAACCATTGGAAGATTGCCTCAGGCGAAGGCTGCGAGGAATGCGCATGTGACCCAATCGGCTCAGAGTTGGAGCAATGTAACCCCTATGACGGACAGTGCAGGTGTAGGCAAGGATTCGGAGGAAGACAGTGCAACCAGTGTCAGGCAACCTACTACGGTAACCCTAATATCGAGTGTAAGGCGTGTGAGTGTAATCCCTATGGAGCCGCAGACGATCAATGTGACCGAGAGTCTGGAAAATGTATTTGTCGCGAAGGAATCGGCGGCAAGAAGTGTGACGAATGTGCTCGAGGTTATTTGGGACAGTTCCCATCATGCTCGCCTTGTGGAGAGTGTTTCAACAACTGGGACTTGATTTTGACCGCCCTGGATGAAGCAACCAATGCAACAATTGAACGAGCCAAACAAATCAAGTTGATTGGTGCCACAGGAGCTTACACATCCGACTTCAATGCTCTCGATCAAAAGTTACAGAAAATTCGGGATTTGCTTTCGAATACGACAATCAGTTTGCAAGATATCGATGGATTAGACAAAGAAACTCTAGAACTGAAGAACAAACTCCAGGATTCTCATGAGAAGCTCATCGAAACCGAAAGCAATCTGGAAAAGATCTACTCCGACTTGTCGCTGTCTTCAGTGCAATTGGAGTCGCTGCAGAATCAAAGCGCTTTGGTAAAGAAACTGTCCAAAGAGCTTAAGGAGAACGGAATACAGTTGCAAGAGTCGAATATCGAGGGAGCATTGAATCTGACGAAGAATGCCTACGAGAGGGTTCTTGGATTATCGACGGTGAAAGACGAGGTACTAGAACTGAGTGCAAATATTTCGCGGAACAGTAAGCGTGTGGAGACCTTAGCCAACAAAATGACTGACGACTCCAACTCTGTGGAAGTAAATGACAAAATGTTGAGTGACTATCGATCACAGCTCATGGAGCTATCCGCCGCCATTCCAGATCTCAATAACGATATGTGCGACAAACGCGGTGATCCCTGCGATAGTTTGTGTGGAGGAGCTGGTTGTGGGTCGTGTGGAGGTCTGTCTTGTGAAGCCGGAGCCTTGACTCGTGCGGAAAAGGCACTCAAAGTCTCCCGAGACACTGAGCAGGCAATCAAGGAAAAGAAAGAAGCTGCCGATCAGACCATACGATCTCTGCTCCAAGCAAAGGTTAACGCTTCAGAAGCTTACACCAAGGCTAAGGGAGCCTTCGACGATGCCGAGCGCTATTTGAACAACACGAACCAGAACATCAAGGCGGGCGAATTTGTGATCATTAAGCTCAACGAGTACATCAACAATAACACCGATCTGCCAAAGGAGAGCAAGGAATACGCCGAGAAGACACTGAATTTGGATTTAAAACTGGATCCCGAGGAGATTCAGAAATTGGGTGGACAGATCAACGAGGCAGTTGCTTCGTTGAACAACGTCGAATCGATCATTCTAAGCACCACATCCGATTTGAGGCGTGTCAATGAATTGCAGGAAATAGCAAATACCACCAAAGCAAAGGCCACAGAGATTCTCGATACAGCCAACGCAGTTGTCAAGAATCTAGATGATGCCGATGTATCACAGCTGAAGGCTCAAGAAGCCATAGCAAAGGCGAACTCAAACATCGAACTTGCCGCAAACGATCTGAACGAAATCGATCAGGAGACAAAGGAAGCCGAAGCTCCAGCCAACAGTACGGCTCAACAGGTCGAAGAACTGGCAAAGAAGGTCAGTCGTCTGCAAAAGAACATCGTCCGTAATGAAATCGATGCCaaggaaattaaaaaggaaGCCTACAAGGTAAAAGAATCTGCCGATAGTTCTCTGATTCAAGCGAAGGGCCTCCGTTCCTCCGCAAAGATTGCCAACCAAACTCTAACCGATCGTGCTGCTCGCTCGGAGAATGCCCGTGAAAGAGCCAAGAAGCTCCTCCAACGCGCCTCCAAATTGACTGTCGATACCAATGAGAAGCTTCAGGAGTTGCGCCAGATGCAAGAGACCTACCATCTGAAGGACGAACAACTCGAGAAGCTGAAGAGCCTCATGAAGCCTCTTAACGACGAGATGACAATCTACTTGTCCGTTATTCAGCAACACGCCGATCGGTATCGATTGTGTACCAGTTAA